The following proteins are co-located in the Larus michahellis chromosome 9, bLarMic1.1, whole genome shotgun sequence genome:
- the TIPIN gene encoding TIMELESS-interacting protein → MIDPLENNLFDLPDYENTEDETFPPLPPPASPGGDDVEWAQANGEPDGDQQSQTKDSAVAPRKAVKRPMPKLDAQRLISERGLPALRHMFDNVKFKGKGHEAEDLKTLIRHMEHWAHRLFPKLQFEDFIDRVESLGNKKEVQTCLKRIRLDLPILHEDFVSNEDGGGASNGLDTATEDVRSCSGNAEELNSLSGTTLTEEQQQRIKKNRQLALERRQAKMQCNSQSQHNELSAHYMEEEFNTPVAQDPTDLIEDTQVTTTKVAVPEAGDTELECASEKQ, encoded by the exons ATGATAGATCCTCTAGAGAACAACTTGTTTGATCTTCCTGATTATGAGAACACAGAAGATGAAACGTTCCCACCtcttccacctcctgcctctccggGAGGAGATGATGTTGAATGGGCTCAAGCTAATGGAG AACCAGATGGAGACCAACAGTCACAAACAAAGGATTCTGCTGTAGCTCCACGGAAAGCAGTTAAAAGACCAATGCCTAAACTGGATGCCCAGAG GTTAATTTCAGAAAGAGGACTTCCAGCCCTGAGACACATGTTTGACAACGTAAAGTTCAAGGGTAAGGGGCATGAG GCAGAGGACCTGAAGACACTTATACGACACATGGAACACTGGGCTCATAGATTATTTCCCAAATTACAATTTGAGGATTTTATTGACAGAGTAGAGTCTTTGGGGAACAAAAAGGAAGTTCAG ACCTGCCTAAAACGGATTAGACTTGATCTTCCTATTTTACATGAAGACTTTGTGAGTAATGAAG ATGGTGGAGGAGCAAGCAATGGGCTGGATACAGCCACTGAAGATGTACGTTCCTGCTCTGGCAATGCAGAAGAACTCAATTCTCTGTCTGGTACAACTCTCACGGAAGAGCAACAACAGCGAATCAAGAAGAACAGGCAGCTGGCCTTGGAACGTAGGCAAGCAAAGATGCAGTGCAACAGCCAGTCGCAACACAATG agcTCTCTGCTCATTACATGGAAGAGGAGTTTAATACCCCAGTTGCTCAGGATCCCACTGACCTTATCGAAGACACTCAAGTTACTACAACCAAGGTTGCTGTTCCAGAAGCTGGAGATACAGAATTGGAATGTGCCAGTGAAAAGCAGTAA